TGGACATCCAACATCCCATATCCTTACACCGTTCAAGATGCTATTCAGTGGATAGCTATGGAAGATTCAGCACTTGATCGAACACCTTGGGCAGTAGAGTTGGATGGAAAGGTTGTAGCTTGTGTCTCTTACTGGTCAATCGGTGCCGGCCAGACAGAGATAGGATATTGGGTTGGTAGGAAATATTGGGGAAAGGGCATCTGCACGCAAGCACTCAAGATGATGCTGGCTCACGACGCGTTTCCCAAGGGCGATATTGTGATAGCGAAAGTTATGACTGAAAACGTTGGGTCTCAGCGTGTACTAACCAAGAACGACTTTGTATGTATTGGAGAGAAGAACATCCAGTGTCGCGGTTCGGAGGTCTCATCTCTGCTCTATGAGAGGCGTTAGGCTTGGTCGTCCGCTTCTGGCCCATTAGCCGTACCTAAATCACGAGACTTGCCTATGCATAATTACCTCGTCAATACCTACCAGTGTTGAATGTCTATGAGCGCAATTTGCTTGGCTAGATACTCCTTTCCGATTCACGCTGCGCTTTTCCCAATTGCCACCGTAGGTAGCAATGTCGGAGTTTGCGACTGCCCCTTTCCCGGGTCGGGGCGGCCTATGAGAGCCGACAACTTGAGTACTGCATATGCTGTGGCCCGTAGGTCACCTGGTAGAGCATTGGGCAACTGTATTAGGGAGTAAAAAGTGTATTGCTCTAGTCATCTATATATAGGTCTCTGCGCATTGTTGCTCACGCTTAGCTCCGGTGCGAGTGTCTCTCAGACTCTTGGGAGCCATTTTTTGGTAAACGAGGTATATCTAACCGGGGCAGACCATGAAATTGAGGCTGTAATACAGAGGGTTGGGGACTTAAGCGGGCCTGTATTTGTGAGCCAGGAATTCGTAGATGCGCGGAGTGTGGCTGTAAGCGAGAGCGCTTCTCCGTACTCAAAGTTTCAGGTTCATTTCGGTGATCAAAAAGTACCTCTTTCGGCAATGAAGTCCGGTGGTCGCATTGGGGTCGAGATGCGCACGGTCGACAAAGACCTCATCATTATTGAACGTAGGGGTCGTGATGACTTCGATTATTCGATGTTTCGATTGATCAATGGACAGCTACTTCACGAAGATCACCCAGAGTTTTCCCGCGCAGGCGGTGATGCTGAGCAGTTGGCTGATATTCGTGACAATCAAGACACACTAGCTGCGGGCACCGATTACGAAATGTCTCTGCAAGAATTGCTTGGAGTGAGGCTCGACA
This is a stretch of genomic DNA from Pseudomonadales bacterium. It encodes these proteins:
- a CDS encoding GNAT family N-acetyltransferase, whose translation is MKLRKFNLSDAERVADLVGDYEVSRWTSNIPYPYTVQDAIQWIAMEDSALDRTPWAVELDGKVVACVSYWSIGAGQTEIGYWVGRKYWGKGICTQALKMMLAHDAFPKGDIVIAKVMTENVGSQRVLTKNDFVCIGEKNIQCRGSEVSSLLYERR